From one Lysinibacillus sp. G4S2 genomic stretch:
- a CDS encoding C45 family peptidase, translating into MKTNTGQFAFLQGSSYEIGQQQAGEFQNNPFAKSLFFTEKLISNNTYFEMKAQIEQYCPGLNKELEGFAEGFGYAPEQLNFYQNAWLIPGGCSLGAILPGKMADGKTYVLRNYDLSPNISDMRLCTTNVEGKYTHTGFSVSTFGRSEGLNDKGLCVAFASCGMPIGNYPGMRPPVVPGLQFMVIVRTLLENCKNVEEAIYTVNNMPIGTNMNLLIADASGDAALIGTYDGVREIKRAELDYLIATNHGLFPTIQEKEPGKLEHSQLRYDILEKKCKENGKRSIDEIQELLLTEFPKGLAVHNYKEGFGTVHSILFNLTDLQLEFSFGSPLQNQVNKIGVGDNFAKTQIPVEFCNKSYGTEFWKIIKS; encoded by the coding sequence ATGAAAACAAATACAGGACAGTTTGCATTTCTTCAAGGTAGTTCATACGAGATAGGACAACAACAAGCGGGAGAGTTTCAAAATAACCCTTTTGCAAAATCGTTATTCTTTACGGAAAAACTAATTTCGAACAACACTTATTTTGAAATGAAAGCACAAATAGAGCAGTATTGCCCAGGTTTAAATAAAGAATTGGAAGGATTTGCAGAAGGCTTTGGTTATGCGCCTGAACAACTAAATTTTTATCAAAATGCGTGGTTAATTCCTGGAGGGTGTAGTTTAGGGGCTATTTTACCAGGGAAAATGGCTGATGGTAAAACATATGTTTTAAGAAATTATGATCTATCACCTAATATTTCAGATATGCGCTTATGTACAACAAATGTAGAAGGGAAATATACTCATACAGGATTTTCTGTTTCCACATTCGGTCGGAGCGAAGGTTTAAATGACAAGGGGCTATGCGTTGCATTTGCATCGTGTGGTATGCCCATTGGTAATTATCCTGGCATGAGACCACCAGTAGTACCTGGCTTACAGTTTATGGTTATCGTCAGAACTCTATTAGAAAATTGTAAAAATGTTGAAGAAGCTATTTATACGGTTAACAATATGCCGATCGGAACGAATATGAATTTACTAATAGCTGATGCAAGTGGCGACGCAGCTTTGATTGGAACATACGACGGTGTAAGAGAAATAAAGCGTGCAGAATTAGATTATCTTATTGCAACTAACCATGGACTGTTTCCGACAATACAGGAGAAGGAGCCAGGCAAGCTCGAGCATTCTCAGCTAAGATACGATATTTTAGAGAAAAAATGTAAGGAAAACGGAAAAAGATCTATAGATGAAATCCAAGAACTACTTTTAACAGAGTTTCCTAAAGGGTTAGCCGTTCATAATTACAAAGAAGGCTTTGGAACAGTGCATTCAATTTTATTTAACCTTACTGATTTGCAACTGGAGTTTTCATTTGGCTCGCCGTTACAAAATCAAGTTAATAAAATAGGCGTAGGCGACAACTTTGCGAAAACGCAAATACCTGTTGAATTTTGTAACAAAAGCTATGGAACAGAATTTTGGAAAATAATTAAATCCTAA
- a CDS encoding MerR family transcriptional regulator: MYSIGKFSNLCNVPVKTIRYYSDIGLLEPSFIDEVTGYRYFDYDKMKELNTIQVLKNCHFSLKEIEQIMKGKNDWQDLELRLHKKVLELEHQQEIIAEQIQNIVHVKNSIRNTEMFNPKPILSSCYIEERPKIQVLAIREKINVMDMDRLVQKLFERIYAYQLEIEGELTAIFHQQHRKQNIADVELLLPLKATQLAEHIKVIPEGIYACINVKGPYSELHYGYSRLQEWLTEQALQAEGTFMEQYIKGLIPTEVVNPINIKPNIGLHPNDFLTKIFVKIRN, from the coding sequence ATGTATAGCATTGGGAAATTTTCGAACCTGTGTAATGTTCCTGTAAAAACTATTCGTTACTATAGTGATATAGGATTACTCGAACCATCTTTTATAGATGAAGTGACCGGCTATCGTTATTTTGATTACGATAAAATGAAAGAACTGAATACGATTCAGGTACTAAAAAATTGTCATTTTTCATTAAAAGAGATTGAACAGATTATGAAAGGAAAAAATGATTGGCAAGATTTAGAGCTAAGATTACATAAAAAAGTTCTGGAATTAGAGCATCAACAAGAAATAATTGCTGAACAAATTCAAAATATTGTCCATGTAAAAAATTCTATTAGGAACACTGAAATGTTTAATCCAAAGCCAATATTATCAAGTTGTTACATAGAAGAACGACCAAAAATTCAGGTGCTTGCCATCCGTGAAAAGATTAATGTAATGGACATGGATAGGCTAGTTCAAAAATTATTTGAACGAATATATGCGTATCAATTAGAGATAGAAGGGGAGCTAACTGCAATTTTTCATCAACAGCACAGGAAGCAAAATATAGCGGATGTTGAACTACTGTTGCCGTTAAAAGCAACTCAACTTGCAGAGCATATTAAAGTAATACCAGAAGGCATCTATGCTTGTATCAATGTAAAGGGACCGTATTCAGAGCTACATTATGGTTATAGTCGCTTGCAGGAATGGCTGACTGAGCAAGCTCTTCAGGCAGAAGGGACATTTATGGAGCAGTATATAAAGGGCTTAATCCCAACTGAAGTAGTAAATCCAATTAATATTAAACCAAATATTGGGCTACATCCAAATGATTTTTTGACAAAAATATTTGTGAAAATAAGAAACTAG
- a CDS encoding ABC transporter ATP-binding protein, with protein sequence MLDIKNFSKVYKGEKKAVDNISLCVENGDVFGFIGHNGAGKSTTIKSVVGILDFEEGDIYIDGHSIKKEPLECKSKFTYIPDSPELYEHLTGIQYLNFVADIFGVPEDVRVKRIKEYSGMFGITESLGNLISSYSHGMKQKLAITGAIIHEPKLLILDEPFVGLDPKAVVVLKEIMKKMTAKGNAIFFSTHVLDVAEKLCNKVAMINRGKLVYSGTMDEIIQNQTLEEFFMKELKDETLIDSSEN encoded by the coding sequence ATCCTAGATATTAAAAATTTTTCAAAAGTGTATAAAGGTGAAAAAAAAGCTGTCGATAACATTAGTTTATGTGTTGAAAATGGCGATGTTTTTGGATTTATAGGTCATAATGGAGCAGGGAAAAGTACAACGATCAAATCAGTAGTAGGAATCCTAGATTTTGAGGAAGGCGACATATACATTGATGGGCATTCTATTAAGAAAGAGCCTCTTGAATGCAAATCGAAATTTACTTATATTCCTGATAGTCCCGAATTATATGAACATTTAACAGGAATCCAGTATTTAAATTTTGTAGCAGATATTTTCGGAGTTCCGGAAGATGTTCGAGTAAAGAGAATAAAAGAATATTCTGGAATGTTTGGAATAACAGAAAGTCTAGGGAATCTAATATCCTCTTATTCTCACGGAATGAAGCAAAAGTTAGCAATAACTGGAGCTATTATTCATGAACCAAAGCTTTTGATTCTGGACGAGCCATTTGTAGGTCTTGATCCAAAAGCAGTAGTTGTTTTAAAAGAGATAATGAAGAAAATGACTGCTAAAGGGAATGCAATATTTTTTTCAACACATGTCTTAGATGTTGCAGAAAAGCTTTGTAATAAGGTGGCTATGATTAATCGTGGAAAGCTAGTTTATAGTGGTACGATGGATGAAATAATACAAAATCAAACATTGGAAGAGTTCTTTATGAAGGAGTTAAAAGATGAAACACTTATCGATTCTTCTGAAAATTAG
- a CDS encoding alpha/beta fold hydrolase, with protein sequence MKKLLILCCALFLLAACTQKEENAKGKETKGDNKMNEQLVGKWEGNIEIPNGALPIIVDLQKDSGTLSVPAQGLSNYPFNNIKYNGDQVTVSINLNGSAVAINGTLKDGQIEATFQQNGGKFPLVLKPYKEQPVTYETLKIPVQNGDLTVALQKADKKPSPVVLILAGSGPTDKDGNSALAGKNNSLKMLAEGLANEGIASVRYDKRGIGDNKSLSTKEEDMTIDQYVDDAVQVINTLLADKAYSSVHIIGHSEGSLIGLLAAQKTNVESFVSIAGTGRSIDEVLLEQLKGQLSPELLKESTDALASLKKGELVKNVSQDLQGLFRPSVQPYMISWLKYNPASELAKVNSRVLLVQGTNDLQVTATDAEALKKGKPDAELVYMDGMNHVLKNAPADRAKNFATYSDPSLPLHKELLPAIQQFIMNENRD encoded by the coding sequence ATGAAAAAACTATTAATTTTATGTTGCGCACTCTTTTTATTAGCAGCATGCACTCAGAAGGAAGAAAATGCAAAAGGAAAAGAGACTAAGGGGGACAATAAAATGAATGAACAGCTAGTAGGAAAATGGGAAGGTAATATCGAGATCCCAAACGGAGCACTTCCAATTATTGTGGATTTGCAAAAGGATAGTGGAACATTATCAGTACCAGCACAAGGCTTATCCAATTATCCATTTAATAACATTAAATATAACGGCGATCAAGTAACCGTTTCTATCAATTTAAATGGCTCGGCTGTTGCTATCAATGGAACATTAAAAGACGGACAAATTGAAGCAACGTTTCAACAAAATGGTGGAAAATTCCCACTTGTCTTAAAACCATATAAAGAGCAACCAGTTACGTATGAAACTTTAAAGATTCCCGTACAAAATGGTGATTTAACAGTGGCACTTCAAAAGGCTGACAAAAAGCCATCTCCTGTTGTACTTATATTAGCTGGCTCTGGCCCAACTGATAAGGACGGTAATTCGGCTTTAGCTGGGAAAAATAATAGCTTGAAAATGCTAGCAGAAGGCTTAGCGAATGAAGGTATAGCATCTGTTCGATACGATAAGCGTGGAATTGGGGACAATAAATCACTTTCAACAAAGGAAGAGGATATGACAATTGACCAGTATGTAGATGACGCAGTTCAAGTGATTAATACCCTTTTAGCTGATAAAGCTTATTCAAGCGTTCATATTATTGGACATAGCGAAGGCTCACTAATCGGTTTATTAGCAGCACAAAAAACAAATGTGGAGTCCTTTGTTTCCATAGCAGGCACTGGAAGATCAATAGATGAAGTTCTGCTAGAGCAATTAAAAGGTCAGTTATCACCAGAGCTTCTAAAGGAATCAACAGATGCTCTTGCATCCTTGAAAAAAGGCGAGCTAGTAAAGAACGTTTCTCAAGATTTACAAGGATTATTCCGTCCATCTGTTCAACCATATATGATTTCATGGTTAAAGTATAATCCAGCAAGTGAGCTTGCAAAAGTGAATAGTCGTGTTCTACTTGTACAAGGAACGAATGACCTACAAGTAACAGCAACTGATGCGGAAGCGTTAAAGAAAGGTAAACCAGATGCCGAGCTTGTATATATGGACGGAATGAATCATGTGTTAAAAAATGCTCCAGCAGATCGTGCGAAAAATTTTGCGACGTACTCAGACCCATCATTACCACTCCATAAAGAACTGCTACCAGCCATCCAGCAATTTATTATGAATGAAAATAGAGACTAG
- a CDS encoding DUF1648 domain-containing protein yields MLFVLGIFIFVGVLETITPHLTRKSIVFGVSIPEPYVQHQQLRTFKKHYSMLVGSIAATFLLGQISLLFLSIQEEKFVLLSFILLFVMLLVSAGLYMSYHIKIKKLKKQENWEAHVKTVYVTDLSIRDKDEVLSPTFFLLPIIVTLALITFTYMNYSAIPDVFATHWNAAGEVDGWTEKTWISVIIMPLILLGTQISLFIMSFGMKSAKIQLSAQAKEASANRELTQRKYGSWYFAAINYSLTILFVVLHYTTVILKDQTIPYFFPLFIGFIVVSLGGLTLLIWKLSKSNERFDDLHTNETAAADDRYWKWGVLYINKNDPSLLVQKKFGVGWTMNLANKWSYVILFVIFLPILLTIFK; encoded by the coding sequence ATGCTTTTTGTATTAGGCATTTTTATCTTCGTAGGAGTATTGGAAACAATAACACCACATTTGACTAGAAAATCAATAGTGTTTGGTGTTTCAATTCCAGAGCCCTATGTGCAACATCAGCAATTACGAACATTTAAAAAGCATTACAGCATGTTGGTAGGGAGTATAGCAGCTACCTTTCTGTTAGGTCAAATTTCACTATTATTTCTGTCCATTCAAGAAGAGAAATTTGTTTTATTATCTTTTATCTTGCTATTTGTTATGCTTCTCGTATCAGCTGGGCTTTATATGTCTTATCATATAAAAATAAAAAAACTAAAAAAACAAGAAAACTGGGAAGCGCATGTTAAAACTGTTTATGTGACGGATCTATCTATACGTGATAAAGATGAAGTACTCTCACCTACATTTTTCTTATTACCAATCATTGTCACATTAGCATTGATAACCTTTACTTATATGAATTACAGTGCCATCCCAGATGTTTTTGCTACCCATTGGAATGCAGCAGGTGAGGTTGACGGTTGGACTGAAAAAACATGGATCTCAGTAATAATAATGCCACTTATTTTACTAGGGACACAAATTAGCTTATTTATCATGAGTTTTGGTATGAAAAGTGCCAAAATACAATTGAGCGCGCAGGCGAAAGAAGCTTCGGCCAATAGGGAGCTTACACAGCGTAAATATGGTAGCTGGTACTTCGCTGCAATTAATTATAGTTTAACCATTCTTTTTGTAGTTTTACATTACACGACAGTGATATTAAAAGATCAAACAATTCCTTACTTTTTCCCGCTTTTTATCGGTTTTATTGTAGTCTCTTTAGGCGGGCTTACCCTCTTAATTTGGAAGTTAAGTAAAAGTAATGAACGCTTTGACGATTTACATACAAACGAAACAGCAGCTGCTGATGATCGATACTGGAAATGGGGTGTTTTATACATTAATAAAAATGACCCTTCCTTATTAGTGCAAAAAAAATTCGGTGTTGGTTGGACCATGAATCTGGCAAACAAATGGAGCTATGTCATTTTATTCGTCATATTTTTACCAATATTATTGACCATCTTTAAATAG
- a CDS encoding GntR family transcriptional regulator: MNIHLDPSSELQLYKQLTNQLVELIAKGELKNGDTLPSVRSMAADLGINVSTVSKSYHELEEKGLIELKPKAKAIIIGGQKRELEETEVEKVENALKPIMAEAFARGLEKDQMTSLFHRILKQWK; encoded by the coding sequence ATGAATATTCATTTAGATCCAAGCAGTGAACTACAGCTTTATAAACAATTAACGAATCAATTGGTGGAGTTAATTGCTAAGGGAGAGTTGAAAAATGGTGATACATTACCGTCAGTTCGTTCTATGGCTGCAGATTTAGGGATTAATGTCAGTACAGTCAGTAAAAGTTATCATGAACTTGAAGAAAAAGGGTTAATCGAATTAAAGCCGAAAGCGAAAGCAATTATTATCGGTGGGCAAAAACGAGAACTGGAAGAGACAGAAGTGGAAAAAGTAGAAAATGCATTAAAGCCAATTATGGCTGAAGCATTTGCACGTGGTCTTGAAAAAGATCAGATGACGAGTTTGTTTCATCGAATTTTAAAACAATGGAAGTAG
- a CDS encoding carboxymuconolactone decarboxylase family protein, which produces MNDRFTKGLETIKQYVTEDEAARMIESDALADVAPDLRKMIIEFAYGDVYSRPGLDAKSRALVVITAVVTQGAAPQTKTHIKRGLHAGLTQTEIVEALLQLVPYIGFPRVQNALTIAQQVFKEQEDIANQNK; this is translated from the coding sequence ATGAATGATCGTTTTACAAAGGGGTTAGAAACAATTAAACAATATGTCACAGAGGATGAAGCAGCACGAATGATTGAGTCGGACGCACTGGCTGATGTGGCACCAGATTTACGCAAAATGATTATTGAATTTGCCTATGGTGATGTTTATTCACGACCAGGGCTAGATGCAAAAAGCCGTGCACTTGTTGTTATTACAGCAGTAGTAACTCAAGGTGCTGCTCCTCAAACTAAAACACATATTAAACGTGGTTTACATGCAGGCTTAACACAGACAGAAATTGTGGAAGCATTATTACAATTAGTGCCATACATTGGTTTTCCGCGTGTGCAAAATGCTTTAACCATTGCGCAACAGGTCTTTAAAGAACAAGAAGATATTGCAAATCAAAACAAATAA
- the argH gene encoding argininosuccinate lyase: MTKLWGGRFQKSAEAWVDEFGASIGFDQQLVLEDLEGSVAHVTMLGATGILPAADVEAILSGLAQLQEKAIAGELEFTVANEDIHLNLEKMLIDLIGPVGGKLHTGRSRNDQVATDMHIFLKKRVKEAIDLIETFQKTLLEKAEEHAETIAPGYTHLQRAQPISFAHHLMAYFWMLERDKQRFTESMKRIDILPLGAGAMAGTTFPIDRLKSAELLGFSDVYANSMDAVSDRDFIVEFLSNSSLLMAHLSRFAEEIILWSTDEFKFIELDDAFSTGSSIMPQKKNPDMAELIRGKTGRVYGNLMGLLTVLKGTPLTYNKDMQEDKEGMFDTVHTILGSLKIFEGMIRTMTVNTERLHQAVHSDFSNATELADYLATKGMPFREAHEVTGKLVFTCIQKGIYLLDLPLEDMKKESELIEGDIYDVLAPEAAVRRRHSLGGTGFDQVKIQIEKASACLS; the protein is encoded by the coding sequence ATGACAAAACTTTGGGGCGGACGTTTCCAAAAATCAGCAGAAGCATGGGTGGACGAGTTCGGCGCATCGATTGGCTTTGACCAACAGCTTGTTCTAGAAGATCTAGAAGGTAGCGTAGCGCATGTTACGATGCTTGGCGCAACTGGTATTTTACCAGCAGCTGACGTAGAGGCTATTCTTAGTGGTCTTGCACAATTACAAGAAAAGGCAATTGCAGGTGAGCTTGAATTTACAGTTGCCAATGAAGATATTCATTTAAACTTGGAAAAAATGCTTATTGATTTAATTGGCCCTGTTGGTGGTAAACTACACACAGGTCGTAGCCGAAATGACCAAGTGGCAACGGATATGCATATTTTCTTAAAGAAGCGTGTGAAGGAAGCAATTGATTTAATTGAAACATTCCAAAAAACATTGCTTGAAAAGGCAGAAGAGCATGCGGAAACAATTGCTCCAGGCTATACACATTTACAACGTGCACAGCCAATCTCGTTTGCTCATCACTTAATGGCCTATTTCTGGATGTTAGAGCGTGATAAACAGCGCTTTACGGAATCAATGAAGCGTATTGATATTCTGCCTTTAGGTGCAGGAGCTATGGCGGGTACAACTTTCCCAATCGACCGATTAAAATCAGCGGAGCTTCTAGGCTTCAGCGATGTTTATGCTAATTCAATGGATGCGGTAAGTGACCGTGATTTTATCGTTGAATTTTTAAGCAATTCATCATTATTAATGGCACATTTATCTCGTTTTGCAGAGGAAATTATTTTGTGGTCAACAGATGAATTCAAATTTATCGAATTGGATGATGCCTTCTCAACAGGTTCCTCCATTATGCCACAAAAGAAAAACCCTGATATGGCCGAGTTAATTCGTGGAAAAACAGGACGTGTATACGGTAATTTAATGGGCTTATTAACGGTTTTAAAAGGAACACCGTTAACATACAACAAAGATATGCAGGAAGATAAAGAAGGTATGTTCGATACAGTCCATACTATTCTTGGTTCCCTAAAAATCTTTGAAGGTATGATTCGCACGATGACTGTCAATACAGAGCGTTTGCACCAGGCAGTACACTCTGACTTCTCAAATGCTACGGAGCTTGCAGATTATCTTGCAACAAAAGGTATGCCTTTCCGTGAAGCACATGAAGTGACAGGAAAACTTGTATTCACATGTATTCAAAAGGGCATCTATTTATTAGATTTACCGCTTGAAGACATGAAAAAAGAAAGTGAGCTTATCGAAGGGGATATTTACGACGTATTAGCACCTGAAGCAGCAGTTCGTCGTCGTCACTCTTTAGGTGGCACAGGATTTGATCAAGTGAAAATCCAAATCGAAAAAGCGAGTGCTTGTCTTTCTTAA
- a CDS encoding argininosuccinate synthase has protein sequence MANKKVVLAYSGGLDTSVAIPWLKEQGWDVIAVCLDVGEGKDLEFVKNKALQVGAIESYMVDAKDEFAEEYALISLQAHTWYEQKYPLVSALSRPLISKKLVEIANQVGADAVAHGCTGKGNDQVRFEVSIKALNPDLEVLAPVREWGWSRDEEIEYAMKHNVPIPATLDSPFSIDQNLWGRANEAGIMEDPWVSPPEEAYGLTVSVENAPNEAEYVEIEFVAGKPISLNGKEMKLADLIQELNAVAGAHGVGRIDHVENRLVGIKSREVYEIPGAKVLLTAHKELEDLTLVKELAHFKPVIEKKLSELIYDGLWFSPLRDALEAFLAESQKFVNGTVRVKLYKGHAIVEGRKSPNSLYNEKLATYSKEDQFNHASAVGFIELWGLPTVVNSSVNKK, from the coding sequence ATGGCGAATAAAAAAGTAGTATTAGCATACTCAGGCGGACTTGATACTTCGGTAGCAATTCCATGGTTAAAAGAACAAGGTTGGGACGTTATTGCAGTTTGTCTTGACGTAGGTGAAGGTAAGGATCTTGAATTCGTAAAAAACAAAGCTCTTCAAGTAGGAGCAATTGAATCATATATGGTAGATGCGAAGGATGAATTCGCAGAAGAATATGCATTAATTTCATTACAGGCCCATACTTGGTATGAACAAAAATACCCGCTAGTATCGGCACTTTCTCGTCCATTAATCTCTAAAAAATTAGTAGAAATTGCAAACCAAGTAGGTGCGGACGCAGTAGCTCATGGTTGTACAGGGAAAGGGAATGACCAAGTTCGTTTCGAAGTTTCTATTAAAGCGTTAAATCCGGACTTAGAAGTATTAGCACCTGTGCGTGAGTGGGGCTGGAGCCGTGATGAGGAAATCGAATATGCAATGAAACATAATGTACCGATTCCTGCAACGTTAGATTCTCCATTCTCAATCGACCAAAACTTATGGGGCCGTGCAAATGAAGCGGGCATAATGGAAGATCCATGGGTATCTCCACCAGAAGAAGCTTACGGTTTAACAGTTTCTGTGGAAAATGCTCCAAATGAAGCGGAATATGTAGAAATTGAATTCGTTGCTGGTAAGCCAATTTCTTTAAACGGAAAAGAAATGAAGCTTGCTGATTTAATCCAAGAACTAAATGCAGTAGCTGGTGCACACGGTGTTGGCCGTATCGACCACGTTGAAAATCGTTTAGTCGGCATTAAATCTCGTGAAGTATATGAAATCCCAGGAGCAAAAGTGCTATTAACGGCGCATAAAGAGCTTGAAGACTTAACGCTTGTAAAAGAGTTAGCGCATTTCAAGCCAGTCATTGAGAAAAAGCTATCTGAATTAATTTATGATGGTTTATGGTTCTCTCCATTACGTGATGCTCTAGAGGCATTCCTTGCTGAATCACAAAAGTTTGTGAATGGAACTGTACGCGTGAAGCTTTATAAAGGTCATGCAATTGTGGAAGGACGTAAATCTCCAAATTCACTATACAATGAAAAATTAGCAACATATTCAAAAGAAGACCAATTCAATCATGCTTCAGCAGTAGGTTTCATCGAATTATGGGGTCTGCCAACAGTGGTGAATTCTTCAGTAAATAAAAAATAA
- a CDS encoding SDR family NAD(P)-dependent oxidoreductase, giving the protein MNKKTIFVTGATSGVGLKITELLVAQGHTVYATGRNTVALKALERLGANVIQADLTNVATIDAVCEQLPILDVAILSAGVGKFGIAPELSDEAISQMVELNVSVPMYLSKRLAAPMMQRQQGQLIFIGSQAGKVATPKASVYAATKHAIVGFTNGLRMELAPYNVKVTAIHPGPIDTPFLDKASDDSSYRASLGRFLLTAEEVAQATVKTIERPVREVNLPRIMGLSSKLYAIAPATVEFLGKSFFNKK; this is encoded by the coding sequence ATGAATAAAAAGACTATCTTCGTTACAGGTGCAACAAGTGGTGTAGGATTGAAAATTACTGAATTATTAGTAGCACAAGGTCATACGGTATATGCAACAGGACGCAATACAGTAGCGTTGAAAGCATTAGAACGCTTAGGAGCAAACGTTATCCAAGCGGATTTAACAAATGTAGCTACAATAGATGCAGTATGTGAACAGCTACCAATTCTCGATGTAGCAATTCTATCAGCCGGGGTGGGTAAATTTGGCATTGCACCTGAATTGTCAGATGAGGCTATTTCACAAATGGTTGAGCTAAATGTTAGTGTGCCGATGTATTTATCAAAGCGTCTAGCAGCGCCTATGATGCAACGCCAGCAAGGTCAGTTAATCTTCATTGGCTCACAGGCAGGAAAGGTAGCGACACCGAAGGCCAGTGTTTATGCAGCTACAAAGCATGCGATTGTTGGCTTTACGAATGGGCTTCGCATGGAACTGGCTCCGTATAATGTGAAAGTCACAGCAATACATCCAGGTCCAATCGATACACCATTTTTAGATAAGGCAAGTGATGACAGTAGCTATCGAGCTTCTTTAGGAAGATTTTTATTAACAGCTGAAGAAGTGGCACAGGCTACTGTAAAAACGATTGAACGCCCTGTGCGAGAGGTAAATTTACCAAGAATCATGGGGTTATCAAGCAAGCTATATGCAATAGCTCCTGCAACTGTTGAATTTTTAGGTAAGTCATTTTTCAATAAGAAGTAA